The Streptomyces sp. SS1-1 genome has a segment encoding these proteins:
- a CDS encoding ScbR family autoregulator-binding transcription factor, with the protein MARQERAIRTRQVILEAAGAVFDEHGYAATTISMVLERASVTKGALYFHFPSKESLAQAVLDEQISFGTVPPQPCKLQEVVDMTFVFAQRLRHNALLKGSVRLAVDQSAPSFVDHSGAFRQWADLLVVVLEQALARGELLPTVRPRQTVELLVGSFAGIQLMSRALTDREDLAERVSQLWGHLLPGIAVPGLLTGIDREPDRGLRVLSALDTTDPADTTAAGVGHA; encoded by the coding sequence ATGGCGAGGCAGGAGCGCGCCATCAGAACGCGGCAGGTCATTCTGGAGGCGGCCGGGGCGGTCTTCGACGAGCACGGGTACGCCGCCACGACCATCTCGATGGTCCTGGAGCGGGCCTCGGTGACCAAGGGCGCCCTGTACTTCCACTTCCCCTCCAAGGAGTCGCTCGCGCAGGCCGTGCTGGACGAGCAGATCTCGTTCGGGACGGTGCCGCCGCAGCCCTGCAAGTTGCAGGAAGTCGTCGACATGACCTTCGTGTTCGCGCAGCGGCTGCGGCACAACGCGCTGCTCAAGGGGAGCGTGCGGCTCGCCGTGGACCAGAGCGCGCCGTCCTTCGTCGACCACTCCGGGGCGTTCCGGCAGTGGGCGGACCTGCTGGTCGTCGTCCTTGAACAGGCTCTGGCGCGCGGTGAGTTGCTGCCCACCGTGCGGCCGCGGCAGACGGTGGAGCTGCTGGTCGGCTCGTTCGCCGGCATCCAGTTGATGTCCCGGGCGCTGACCGACCGGGAGGATCTGGCGGAGCGTGTCTCGCAGTTGTGGGGGCATCTGCTGCCGGGCATCGCGGTGCCGGGCCTGCTGACCGGCATCGACCGGGAGCCCGACCGTGGACTGCGGGTGCTGTCCGCCCTCGACACGACGGACCCGGCGGACACGACGGCTGCCGGCGTGGGCCACGCCTGA
- a CDS encoding ScbA/BarX family gamma-butyrolactone biosynthesis protein, whose product MPPSRPLATTPLAGLPAAPDGLTATVPRQLVHRASVAETFLTGAAGTGTDSFDVFAEWPRTHQLLVTPDRSAYQPLLVAETVRQAGTLLAHTAYDVPLGHHFVLRELAITTRPEHLAVGPSPAEPLLRITVTDVTRRGGRPAGFRYEADVLLGSTSVATARVAATWTSEAVYRRLRGGRSASTVPVLPLPPGLPPAAVGRASAADVVLAPATAPGRRQLRVDTGHAVFFDHPLDHIPGMLLLEAACQTLAADPASRGRTPVSYSCVFHRYAELDLPTWIERTEATVGGREGVRVTARQKDGAVFECGVGTEER is encoded by the coding sequence ATGCCACCTTCGCGGCCACTCGCCACGACCCCGCTCGCCGGACTCCCCGCGGCGCCCGACGGATTGACGGCCACGGTACCCCGCCAGCTCGTCCACCGGGCTTCCGTAGCCGAAACGTTTCTCACCGGGGCGGCCGGCACCGGCACCGACTCCTTCGACGTCTTCGCCGAGTGGCCGCGCACCCATCAGCTGCTGGTCACGCCCGACCGGTCGGCGTACCAGCCGCTGCTCGTCGCCGAGACCGTCCGCCAGGCCGGCACCCTCCTCGCCCACACCGCCTACGACGTCCCGCTCGGACACCACTTCGTGCTGCGGGAGTTGGCGATCACCACCCGCCCCGAGCACCTCGCCGTCGGCCCCTCACCCGCCGAACCCCTGCTGCGCATCACCGTCACCGACGTCACCCGCCGCGGCGGCCGGCCCGCCGGGTTCCGCTACGAGGCCGATGTCCTGCTCGGCTCCACGAGCGTCGCGACCGCACGGGTGGCGGCGACCTGGACCAGCGAGGCCGTCTACCGGCGGCTGCGCGGCGGTCGTTCCGCCTCCACCGTCCCCGTCCTGCCCCTCCCGCCGGGCCTGCCGCCCGCCGCCGTGGGCCGCGCCTCGGCCGCCGACGTCGTCCTGGCCCCGGCCACCGCTCCGGGTCGCCGGCAGCTGCGCGTCGATACCGGTCATGCTGTTTTCTTCGATCATCCCCTCGACCACATCCCCGGAATGCTCCTGCTGGAGGCCGCCTGCCAGACGCTCGCCGCGGACCCCGCGAGCCGCGGACGGACCCCGGTCTCCTACTCCTGCGTCTTCCACCGGTACGCCGAACTCGACCTGCCCACCTGGATCGAGCGGACCGAGGCGACCGTCGGGGGCCGCGAGGGCGTCCGTGTCACGGCCCGTCAGAAAGATGGGGCGGTATTCGAGTGTGGGGTGGGCACCGAGGAGCGCTGA
- a CDS encoding ScbR family autoregulator-binding transcription factor, which yields MARQLRAEQTRTTILTAAAELFDRHGYESTSLSDIVEQAQVTKGALYFHFAAKEDLAQAIMELQSRASRQVAAEMEGRGYSSLEALIRTTFGITRLSVEGPIPRAGLRLATGGVVIRPPLRHPFTELLDITTRRLLCAAQESDLHPDVDAEAAAHALVCFFVGTRVVGRSTESVARQPRRVAEMWHLMIRGLVPVPRRARYLTLATQLERELRAV from the coding sequence ATGGCGAGGCAGCTACGCGCCGAACAGACCCGCACGACGATCCTCACAGCCGCCGCGGAACTGTTCGACCGTCATGGCTATGAATCCACCAGTCTGAGCGACATCGTCGAACAGGCCCAGGTCACCAAGGGGGCCCTGTACTTCCACTTCGCGGCGAAGGAGGATCTCGCGCAGGCCATCATGGAGCTCCAGTCGCGGGCGTCCCGGCAGGTCGCCGCCGAGATGGAGGGCCGCGGCTACTCCTCCCTCGAAGCCCTGATACGCACGACGTTCGGCATCACCCGCCTGTCCGTCGAAGGGCCCATCCCGCGCGCGGGGCTGCGTCTGGCCACCGGGGGAGTGGTGATCCGCCCGCCCCTGCGGCACCCGTTCACCGAGCTGCTGGACATCACCACCCGCCGGCTCCTGTGCGCCGCCCAGGAGTCCGACCTGCACCCCGATGTCGACGCCGAGGCCGCCGCACACGCCCTGGTCTGCTTCTTCGTCGGCACCCGGGTCGTCGGCCGCTCCACGGAGAGCGTCGCCCGCCAGCCCCGCCGGGTCGCCGAGATGTGGCACCTGATGATCCGGGGACTGGTCCCGGTGCCCCGCCGCGCCCGCTACCTCACCCTCGCGACACAGCTCGAACGGGAACTCAGAGCCGTATGA
- a CDS encoding damage-control phosphatase ARMT1 family protein: MPARSDAPLPPVLLADEPGSFPHGVLAERHPAIIRQVRDASPYGPEQRRALDALLANCLHGVIEPLPADAHDRDRWTAWGADVHTGRSWFDVPWLWSESFFHRRLLDAVGYFAPGPWQGIDPFRPSKTAELDSPETDEELAALDALADLPPAEQDRALLHGSLWGNRADLSFRLGASGGPSASGTPPLVADDSDALWSLLPPSGTATVCLIADNAGRELVPDLMLIARLLTERRAARVLLHVKPQPYYVSDATHADVLDALRRLVAAPGAAAGFGRVLWEALTDGRLTVRAHPFSCAPLPYADMPADLRAELASVTLTILKGDLNYRRLVGDRRWPPTTPFAEVTAHFPSPVAALRTLKSDVVTGLDAGTEAALVTAEGEKWRTSGTHALIQVRA; the protein is encoded by the coding sequence ATGCCCGCACGGTCCGACGCCCCGCTCCCGCCCGTCCTCCTCGCCGACGAGCCGGGCTCCTTCCCGCACGGCGTCCTCGCCGAACGGCACCCGGCGATCATCCGCCAGGTCCGGGACGCGTCCCCCTACGGCCCCGAGCAGCGCCGCGCCCTGGACGCCCTGCTCGCCAACTGCCTCCACGGCGTGATCGAACCGCTGCCCGCCGACGCCCACGACCGGGACCGCTGGACCGCCTGGGGCGCCGACGTCCACACCGGCCGGTCCTGGTTCGACGTGCCGTGGCTGTGGTCCGAGAGCTTCTTCCACCGCCGCCTCCTCGACGCCGTCGGCTACTTCGCCCCCGGCCCCTGGCAGGGCATCGACCCGTTCCGCCCGTCGAAGACGGCCGAACTCGACTCGCCCGAGACCGACGAGGAACTGGCCGCCCTCGACGCCCTCGCCGATCTGCCCCCGGCCGAACAGGACCGCGCCCTGCTGCACGGCTCCCTGTGGGGCAACCGGGCCGACCTCAGCTTCCGGCTGGGCGCCTCGGGCGGCCCCTCCGCCTCCGGCACCCCGCCCCTGGTGGCCGACGACAGCGACGCCCTCTGGTCGCTGCTCCCGCCGTCCGGCACGGCCACCGTCTGCCTGATCGCCGACAACGCCGGCCGTGAACTCGTCCCCGACCTGATGCTCATCGCCCGGCTCCTCACCGAGCGGCGTGCCGCCCGGGTCCTGCTGCACGTCAAACCACAGCCGTACTACGTCTCCGACGCCACGCACGCCGACGTGCTCGACGCCCTGCGCCGGCTCGTCGCCGCGCCGGGAGCCGCCGCCGGGTTCGGGCGCGTCCTGTGGGAGGCGCTCACCGACGGCCGGCTGACCGTGCGCGCCCACCCCTTCTCGTGCGCCCCGCTGCCGTACGCGGACATGCCCGCCGACCTCCGCGCGGAGCTGGCGTCCGTGACCCTGACCATCCTCAAGGGCGACCTCAACTACCGCCGTCTCGTGGGGGACCGGCGCTGGCCGCCCACCACCCCGTTCGCCGAGGTGACCGCCCACTTCCCGAGCCCGGTCGCGGCCCTGCGGACCCTGAAGTCGGACGTGGTCACCGGCCTGGACGCCGGCACGGAGGCCGCGCTGGTGACCGCCGAGGGAGAGAAGTGGCGGACGTCCGGGACGCACGCGCTGATCCAGGTGCGGGCCTGA
- the cyc2 gene encoding germacradienol/geosmin synthase Cyc2 has protein sequence MTQQPFELPHFYMPYPARLNPHVDEARAHSTAWAREMGMLEGSGIWEQSDLDAHDYGLLCAYTHPECDGPALSLITDWYVWVFFFDDHFLDMYKRTQDRAAGKAHLDRLALFMPMDPATPMPAPENPVEAGLADLWTRTVPAMSANWRRRFAVATEHLLNESMWELSNINEGRIANPVEYIEMRRKVGGAPWSAGLVEYARAEVPAAVADSRPMRVLMETFSDAVHLRNDLFSYQREVEDEGELSNGVLVLETFFGCTTQEAADMVNDVLTSRLHQFEHTALTEVPAVALEKGLTPDEIAAVAAYTLGLQDWQSGGHEWHMRSSRYMNGRARTTRPWHGLTGPGTSAADVGALLASAGAERARAHTHVPYQRVGPSLIPEFHMPYQVELCPHLPGARQRLVEWSHRMGILQEGVWDEDRLAAADLALCSAGLDPDATEEALDLSAHWLAWGTYGDDYYPLVFGNRRDLAAARLTTERLAACMPVDGGEVPLVPSNAMERALIDLWTRTTADMTSEQRRTFKNAVNSMTESWLWELHNQLLHRVPDPVDYLEMRRSTFGSDLTMAMCRMGHGPAVPPEVYRSGPVRSLENAAMDYACLLNDVFSYQKEIEYEGEVHNSILVVQNFFGCDYPAALTVVQDLMNQRMRQFEHVIAHELPIVYDDFQLSEEARDAMATYVTDLQNWMAGILNWHRAVDRYKADYLARRAHGFLPDRPPAVPALG, from the coding sequence ATGACGCAGCAGCCCTTCGAACTCCCGCACTTCTACATGCCGTATCCCGCGCGGCTCAATCCGCACGTCGACGAGGCCCGCGCCCACTCGACGGCCTGGGCACGCGAGATGGGCATGCTGGAGGGCTCCGGGATCTGGGAGCAGTCCGACCTCGACGCGCATGACTACGGCCTGCTCTGCGCCTACACCCACCCCGAGTGCGACGGACCCGCGCTGTCCCTCATCACGGACTGGTACGTGTGGGTCTTCTTCTTCGACGACCACTTCCTGGACATGTACAAGCGGACCCAGGACCGCGCCGCCGGCAAGGCCCACCTCGACCGGCTCGCCCTGTTCATGCCGATGGACCCCGCCACGCCCATGCCGGCGCCGGAGAACCCGGTGGAGGCCGGACTCGCCGACCTGTGGACGCGCACCGTCCCGGCCATGTCCGCGAACTGGCGCCGCCGCTTCGCCGTCGCCACCGAGCACCTGCTCAACGAGTCCATGTGGGAGCTGTCCAACATCAACGAGGGGCGGATCGCCAACCCCGTCGAGTACATCGAGATGCGCCGCAAGGTGGGCGGCGCCCCCTGGTCCGCCGGCCTGGTGGAGTACGCGCGGGCCGAGGTGCCCGCCGCCGTCGCCGACTCGCGGCCCATGCGGGTGCTGATGGAGACGTTCTCCGACGCCGTGCACCTGCGCAACGACCTGTTCTCCTACCAGCGCGAGGTCGAGGACGAGGGCGAACTCAGCAACGGCGTCCTGGTCCTGGAGACCTTCTTCGGCTGCACCACCCAGGAGGCGGCCGACATGGTGAACGACGTCCTCACCTCACGGCTCCACCAGTTCGAGCACACCGCCCTCACCGAAGTGCCCGCGGTCGCCCTGGAGAAGGGGCTCACACCCGACGAGATCGCCGCCGTCGCCGCCTACACCCTGGGCCTTCAGGACTGGCAGTCCGGCGGCCACGAATGGCACATGCGCTCCAGCCGGTACATGAACGGGCGCGCCCGCACCACCCGGCCCTGGCACGGGCTCACCGGCCCCGGCACCTCCGCCGCCGACGTCGGCGCCCTGCTCGCCTCGGCCGGGGCGGAGCGGGCGCGCGCCCACACCCATGTGCCCTACCAGCGGGTGGGACCGTCCCTGATCCCCGAGTTCCACATGCCGTACCAGGTGGAGCTGTGCCCGCATCTGCCGGGCGCCCGGCAGCGGCTCGTGGAGTGGTCGCACCGCATGGGCATCCTCCAGGAGGGCGTCTGGGACGAGGACCGGCTCGCCGCCGCCGACCTGGCCCTGTGCTCGGCGGGCCTGGACCCCGACGCCACCGAGGAGGCCCTCGACCTCAGCGCCCACTGGCTGGCCTGGGGCACCTACGGCGACGACTACTACCCCCTCGTCTTCGGCAACCGCCGTGACCTGGCCGCCGCCCGGCTCACCACCGAGCGCCTGGCCGCCTGCATGCCCGTCGACGGCGGGGAGGTGCCGCTCGTCCCGTCCAACGCGATGGAACGCGCGCTGATCGACCTGTGGACCCGGACGACGGCGGACATGACGTCCGAGCAGCGGCGCACCTTCAAGAACGCCGTCAACTCCATGACGGAGAGCTGGCTGTGGGAGCTGCACAACCAGCTCCTGCACCGCGTCCCGGACCCGGTCGACTACCTGGAGATGCGCCGGTCCACCTTCGGCTCCGACCTCACCATGGCGATGTGCCGCATGGGCCACGGCCCCGCGGTCCCCCCGGAGGTGTACCGCAGCGGACCGGTGCGCTCCCTGGAGAACGCCGCCATGGACTACGCCTGCCTGCTCAACGACGTCTTCTCGTACCAGAAGGAGATCGAGTACGAGGGCGAGGTCCACAACTCCATCCTGGTCGTGCAGAACTTCTTCGGCTGCGACTACCCGGCCGCGCTGACCGTGGTGCAGGACCTGATGAACCAGCGGATGCGGCAGTTCGAGCATGTCATCGCGCACGAACTGCCGATCGTCTACGACGACTTCCAGCTGTCGGAGGAGGCACGGGACGCCATGGCGACGTATGTGACCGACCTGCAGAACTGGATGGCGGGCATCCTCAACTGGCATCGCGCCGTGGACCGTTACAAGGCCGACTACCTGGCCCGGCGCGCCCACGGCTTCCTGCCGGACCGGCCGCCAGCCGTCCCCGCCCTGGGCTGA
- a CDS encoding nucleoside deaminase has product MRRAVALATESVAEGGGPFGALVVRDGEVIATGTNRVTAAHDPTAHAEVCAVRAACAELGGPSLEGCALIVSCEPCPMCLTAALWARLDRVVYGADRHDAAAAGFDDAALHELFARRDDVSWPLSLERLEVPGRTEPFDAWRALPDREEY; this is encoded by the coding sequence ATGCGGCGGGCCGTCGCGCTGGCCACGGAGAGCGTGGCCGAGGGCGGCGGCCCGTTCGGCGCGCTGGTCGTCCGGGACGGCGAGGTGATCGCCACCGGCACCAACCGTGTCACCGCCGCCCACGACCCCACCGCGCACGCCGAGGTGTGCGCGGTGCGGGCCGCGTGCGCGGAGCTGGGCGGTCCGTCGCTGGAGGGCTGTGCGCTGATCGTGTCGTGCGAGCCCTGCCCGATGTGCCTGACCGCGGCCCTGTGGGCGCGCCTGGACCGGGTCGTGTACGGCGCCGACCGGCACGACGCGGCGGCGGCCGGCTTCGACGACGCGGCCCTGCACGAACTGTTCGCCCGGCGGGACGACGTGTCCTGGCCGCTGTCGCTGGAGCGGCTGGAGGTGCCCGGCCGGACCGAGCCGTTCGACGCGTGGCGGGCCCTTCCCGACCGCGAGGAGTATTGA
- a CDS encoding PDZ domain-containing protein → MEQTALRPKPMPGQGPTDKDPADGGARRPHAAPRRRGRRLANLAGAVLAALVLVLAGVGLGTLGSTVIGMRELAALQHRSAPAPTAPAPVTTSPAPATTGATLGVEAVDTRGPGALVVAVHVPGPGYTAGLVRGDVVLALGRSRVDDAASLARAVSRTRPGHGITLTVRHTNGTRQHLTAVPGITT, encoded by the coding sequence ATGGAACAGACCGCGTTGCGACCCAAGCCCATGCCTGGTCAGGGGCCCACCGACAAGGACCCGGCGGACGGGGGCGCCCGCCGCCCGCACGCCGCGCCCCGCCGGCGCGGGCGGCGCCTGGCGAACCTGGCCGGCGCGGTCCTCGCGGCCCTGGTGCTCGTCCTGGCCGGCGTCGGCCTCGGCACGCTCGGCAGCACGGTGATCGGCATGAGGGAACTCGCCGCACTCCAGCACCGGAGCGCGCCCGCCCCCACCGCCCCGGCGCCGGTCACGACGTCGCCCGCACCGGCCACGACCGGCGCGACGCTCGGGGTGGAGGCCGTCGACACACGCGGGCCGGGTGCCCTGGTGGTCGCCGTCCATGTCCCCGGCCCCGGCTACACGGCCGGACTGGTCCGCGGGGACGTCGTCCTCGCCCTCGGCCGCTCCCGCGTCGACGACGCGGCGTCCCTCGCCCGAGCGGTCTCCCGCACCCGCCCCGGCCACGGCATCACCCTGACGGTCCGCCACACCAACGGCACCCGCCAGCACCTGACGGCGGTCCCGGGCATCACGACATGA
- a CDS encoding aminopeptidase P family protein, translated as MSGTAPAPFTADDYRARMERAVGAAAGAGLAGLLVAPGPDMVWLTGYSPPADTERLTLLVLTADHGPVLVVPALEAPDAAKAAGAPVMTLRDWTDGQDPYAATAALLDASGRFGISDNAWAMHLLALQRTLPGTSYASLTDALPMLRAVKDAAELELLAAAGAAADAAFEEIRTVPFGGRRESEVAADLAGLLRRFGHSQVDFTIVASGPNGADPHHEAGDRTIERGDMVVLDFGGLKDGYGSDTSRTVHVGPPTDEERRVHDLVRAAQEAGYRAVRPGAACQDVDRAARAVIDEAGYGPYFIHRTGHGIGVTTHEPPYMIEGEEQPLVPGMCFSVEPGVYLPGRFGVRIEDIVTVTEDGARRLNDTTREMVMVD; from the coding sequence ATGAGTGGGACCGCGCCCGCGCCCTTCACCGCCGACGACTACCGGGCCCGGATGGAGCGTGCCGTCGGGGCCGCCGCGGGGGCCGGGCTCGCCGGGCTGCTGGTGGCGCCCGGACCCGACATGGTGTGGCTCACCGGGTACTCCCCGCCCGCCGACACCGAACGGCTCACCCTGCTGGTCCTGACCGCCGACCACGGGCCCGTCCTCGTCGTCCCCGCCCTGGAGGCCCCGGACGCCGCGAAGGCCGCCGGCGCGCCCGTCATGACCCTGCGCGACTGGACCGACGGCCAGGACCCCTACGCCGCCACCGCCGCCCTCCTGGACGCGAGCGGCCGGTTCGGGATCAGCGACAACGCCTGGGCGATGCATCTGCTCGCCCTCCAGCGGACCCTGCCCGGCACCTCGTACGCCTCCCTCACCGACGCCCTGCCGATGCTGCGGGCGGTCAAGGACGCGGCCGAGCTGGAGCTGCTGGCCGCCGCGGGCGCCGCCGCCGACGCCGCGTTCGAGGAGATCCGCACGGTCCCCTTCGGCGGGCGCCGGGAGTCCGAGGTGGCCGCCGACCTCGCCGGACTGCTGCGACGCTTCGGGCACTCCCAGGTCGACTTCACCATCGTCGCCTCAGGACCGAACGGCGCCGACCCGCACCACGAGGCCGGCGACCGGACGATCGAGCGCGGCGACATGGTCGTCCTCGACTTCGGCGGCCTGAAGGACGGCTACGGCTCCGACACCTCCCGCACGGTCCACGTCGGACCGCCCACCGACGAGGAGCGCCGCGTCCACGACCTGGTGCGCGCCGCCCAGGAGGCCGGGTACCGGGCCGTCCGGCCGGGCGCGGCCTGCCAGGACGTCGACCGGGCCGCCCGCGCCGTCATCGACGAGGCCGGCTACGGGCCGTACTTCATCCACCGCACCGGTCACGGCATCGGCGTCACCACGCACGAGCCGCCGTACATGATCGAGGGCGAGGAACAGCCCCTGGTGCCCGGCATGTGCTTCTCCGTCGAGCCGGGCGTCTACCTGCCCGGCCGCTTCGGCGTGCGCATCGAGGACATCGTCACCGTCACCGAGGACGGCGCCCGGCGCCTGAACGACACCACCCGGGAGATGGTGATGGTCGACTGA
- a CDS encoding phosphotransferase family protein yields the protein MTQAPTPTADTVRRLVRSLIEDGAGGSAGPEIRPASPGADPTTWLVGTRHVLRLAPDREAAVRQRRELRLRELVRPHVPVAVPTSVAHGEWAPGLTYTLDTRMPGAPGTENKVSAIGEADLSGLLTGLHQISVRQAETLGVPRAAPRSLESLRRTAEGAAARLAAADEFDAERLRQLTRPAAVQLGAQPSAPVLVHHALTGDHLVVSADGRVRGVLGWDGTVVGDPAEDIAGLALAVGSPAAVRAATLAGYGARPCLRGLWLARCDAITRLAARLDGQGTTPLPVLRTWLRNAWEAILLERVSDGDPEP from the coding sequence ATGACCCAGGCACCGACACCCACCGCGGACACCGTCCGCCGGCTGGTCCGTTCCCTGATCGAGGACGGCGCCGGCGGTTCGGCCGGCCCCGAGATCCGCCCCGCCTCCCCGGGCGCCGACCCCACCACCTGGCTGGTCGGCACCCGCCATGTGCTGCGCCTCGCCCCCGACCGGGAGGCCGCCGTCCGCCAGCGCCGCGAACTGCGGCTGCGCGAGCTGGTCCGCCCGCACGTGCCCGTCGCCGTGCCGACGAGCGTCGCCCACGGCGAGTGGGCGCCCGGCCTGACGTACACCCTCGACACCCGGATGCCCGGCGCCCCGGGCACCGAGAACAAGGTGTCCGCCATCGGCGAGGCCGACCTGTCCGGGCTGCTCACCGGCCTGCACCAGATCTCCGTACGGCAGGCCGAGACGCTCGGCGTGCCGCGTGCCGCCCCGCGCTCGCTGGAGTCCCTGCGCCGCACCGCCGAGGGCGCCGCGGCCCGGCTGGCCGCCGCCGACGAGTTCGACGCCGAGCGCCTGCGCCAGCTGACCCGGCCCGCGGCCGTGCAGCTCGGGGCGCAGCCGAGTGCTCCCGTCCTCGTGCACCACGCCCTCACCGGCGACCACCTCGTCGTCAGCGCCGACGGCCGGGTGCGGGGCGTCCTCGGCTGGGACGGCACCGTCGTCGGCGACCCCGCCGAGGACATCGCGGGCCTCGCGCTCGCCGTGGGCTCACCGGCCGCCGTCCGCGCCGCCACCCTCGCCGGGTACGGCGCCCGCCCCTGTCTGCGCGGCCTCTGGCTGGCCCGCTGCGACGCGATCACGCGCCTCGCGGCCCGCCTGGACGGGCAGGGCACGACCCCCCTGCCCGTCCTGCGCACCTGGCTGCGCAACGCCTGGGAGGCGATCCTGCTGGAGCGGGTCTCGGACGGCGACCCCGAGCCCTGA
- the treZ gene encoding malto-oligosyltrehalose trehalohydrolase yields the protein MQFEVWAPQADRVTLHCDGATRALEPDPERAGWWRGEADARDGSRYGFALDDGPVLPDPRSLRQPDGPDGLSAVVDHGRFAWGAEWAGRPLPGAVLYELHVGTYTREGTLDAAADRLDHLAELGVTHVELMPLTPFPGRHGWGYEGVSLWAVHEPYGGPEALKRFVDRAHALGLGVVLDVVHNHFGPSGNHLPAFGPYLTDRHQTPWGAAVNLDAPGSDEVRAFLVGSALAWLRDYRIDGLRLDAVHALVDTRACHFLEELSTAVDGLAAELGRPLSLIAETDLNDPRLITARENGGLGLHAQWNDDFHHALHTALTGESQGYYADFARAPLAAVAKTLTCGYFHDGTYSSFRGRRHGRPLDRTRVGGHRLLGYTQTHDQVGNRAQGDRLAASLSPGLLACAATLTLTAPFTPMLFQGEEWAAGTPWQFFTDHTDPELAEAVRRGRRREFAAHGWAEEDVPDPQDPATRERSCLDWSEPGREPHARVLAWYRRLIALRHEQPDLTDPDLADTKVAYDEQARWLAFRRGDVRVAVNLSDRPAAIPLGPRKAEVLAAWEPVESPGADGVLHVPGESGVVLLQS from the coding sequence GTGCAGTTCGAGGTGTGGGCACCACAGGCCGACCGGGTCACGCTCCATTGCGACGGCGCCACGCGCGCGTTGGAGCCCGACCCGGAGCGTGCGGGATGGTGGCGGGGGGAGGCGGACGCGCGGGACGGCAGCCGGTACGGCTTCGCGCTGGACGACGGGCCGGTGCTGCCCGATCCGCGGTCGCTCCGGCAGCCGGACGGCCCGGACGGGCTGAGCGCGGTCGTCGACCACGGGCGGTTCGCGTGGGGCGCCGAGTGGGCGGGCCGGCCGCTGCCCGGCGCGGTCCTGTACGAGCTGCACGTCGGCACGTACACGCGCGAGGGCACCCTGGACGCCGCCGCCGACCGGCTCGACCATCTCGCGGAACTGGGCGTCACACACGTCGAGTTGATGCCGCTGACCCCCTTCCCCGGCCGGCACGGCTGGGGGTACGAGGGGGTCTCGCTGTGGGCGGTGCACGAGCCGTACGGCGGACCCGAGGCGCTGAAACGCTTCGTCGACCGGGCGCACGCGCTGGGGCTCGGCGTGGTGCTGGACGTCGTCCACAACCACTTCGGCCCGTCCGGCAACCACCTGCCCGCCTTCGGGCCGTATCTGACCGACCGGCACCAGACGCCCTGGGGCGCCGCGGTGAACCTGGACGCGCCCGGCTCGGACGAGGTGCGCGCCTTCCTCGTCGGCAGCGCCCTGGCCTGGCTGCGGGACTACCGCATCGACGGGCTGCGCCTCGACGCGGTGCACGCGCTGGTGGACACGCGCGCGTGCCACTTCCTGGAGGAGCTGTCCACGGCCGTCGACGGTCTCGCCGCCGAGCTGGGCCGGCCGCTGTCGCTGATCGCGGAGACCGACCTGAACGACCCGCGGCTGATCACCGCGCGCGAGAACGGCGGGCTCGGACTGCACGCCCAGTGGAACGACGACTTCCACCACGCCCTGCACACGGCCCTGACCGGCGAGTCCCAGGGCTACTACGCCGACTTCGCGCGGGCGCCGCTGGCCGCCGTGGCCAAGACCCTGACCTGCGGCTACTTCCACGACGGCACCTACTCCAGCTTCCGGGGGCGCCGTCACGGACGCCCGCTGGACCGTACGCGGGTCGGCGGGCACCGGCTGCTCGGCTACACCCAGACCCACGACCAGGTCGGCAACCGCGCCCAGGGCGACCGGCTCGCCGCCTCCCTCTCCCCCGGGCTGCTGGCCTGCGCGGCCACGCTGACGCTGACGGCGCCGTTCACGCCGATGCTGTTCCAGGGAGAGGAGTGGGCGGCGGGCACGCCCTGGCAGTTCTTCACCGACCACACCGACCCCGAGCTCGCCGAGGCCGTACGGCGGGGCAGGCGGCGGGAGTTCGCCGCGCACGGCTGGGCCGAGGAGGACGTGCCGGACCCGCAGGACCCGGCGACCCGGGAGCGCTCCTGCCTGGACTGGTCCGAGCCCGGCCGCGAGCCGCACGCGCGCGTGCTCGCCTGGTACCGGCGCCTGATCGCGCTGCGCCACGAACAGCCCGACCTCACCGACCCCGACCTCGCCGACACCAAGGTCGCCTACGACGAGCAGGCCCGCTGGCTCGCCTTCCGGCGCGGTGACGTCCGGGTGGCCGTGAACCTCTCCGACCGCCCGGCGGCGATCCCGCTGGGCCCGCGCAAGGCGGAGGTCCTGGCCGCGTGGGAGCCGGTGGAGTCACCGGGGGCGGACGGCGTACTGCACGTGCCGGGCGAGTCGGGAGTGGTCCTGCTCCAGTCCTGA